From the Theobroma cacao cultivar B97-61/B2 chromosome 2, Criollo_cocoa_genome_V2, whole genome shotgun sequence genome, one window contains:
- the LOC18610260 gene encoding F-box/kelch-repeat protein At1g15670, whose translation MERVEFSTELVPGLPEELGLECISRLPYTAHRLASRVCHRWRDLLRSKDFYYHRKKLGYTKEVACLVQAFSGGIVNGPKKPGESPSYGIAVFDSVSRSWDRLTPVPTYSSGLPLFCQLASCEGKLVVMGGWDPVSYDPVTDVFIYDFMTQQWRKGKDMPAKRSFFAIGACSGRVCIAGGHDENKNASRNAWVYDLRKDEWTQLGELSQERDECEGVVTGENEFWVVSGYGTESQGQFDGSSDVYEFNSGQWRRVEGVWEPGRCPRSSVGIGKDGKLLNWAELDPAVRVGACGVRLGGRVLVTGSEYQGAPHRLYMVEMKEGQNGKLEKISVPDEFSGFVQSGCCVEI comes from the coding sequence ATGGAACGTGTCGAGTTCTCAACTGAGTTGGTTCCGGGTTTACCGGAAGAACTCGGTCTTGAGTGCATAAGTCGGTTACCTTACACTGCTCACCGACTCGCCTCCCGAGTTTGTCACCGATGGCGAGATTTGCTTCGAAGCAAAGATTTTTATTACCACCGCAAAAAATTAGGGTACACCAAGGAAGTTGCTTGCTTGGTTCAGGCCTTTAGTGGTGGGATCGTGAATGGACCTAAAAAACCGGGTGAGTCACCGAGTTATGGAATTGCTGTGTTTGACTCCGTGAGTCGGAGTTGGGATAGACTCACCCCGGTTCCCACTTACTCAAGTGGGTTGCCTTTGTTTTGTCAATTGGCAAGCTGTGAGGGGAAGCTTGTGGTCATGGGCGGGTGGGACCCTGTGAGTTACGACCCAGTTACCGATGTTTTTATCTACGATTTCATGACTCAGCAATGGAGAAAAGGGAAGGATATGCCGGCAAAAAGGTCGTTCTTTGCAATCGGAGCATGTTCGGGTCGGGTCTGTATTGCGGGCGGGCATGACGAGAACAAGAACGCGTCGAGAAACGCCTGGGTTTATGATTTGAGAAAGGACGAGTGGACTCAGTTGGGCGAGCTGAGTCAGGAGCGAGACGAGTGTGAAGGTGTGGTGACAGGGGAAAACGAGTTCTGGGTTGTGAGCGGATACGGAACGGAGAGTCAAGGTCAATTTGACGGGAGTTCTGACGTGTATGAGTTCAATTCGGGGCAATGGAGACGGGTCGAAGGGGTTTGGGAACCAGGTCGGTGCCCGAGATCGAGTGTTGGGATTGGCAAAGATGGGAAATTGTTGAATTGGGCAGAGCTCGACCCTGCCGTAAGGGTCGGAGCATGTGGGGTTAGGCTTGGGGGTCGAGTCTTGGTCACCGGGTCGGAGTATCAAGGTGCACCACATCGGTTGTACATGGTGGAAATGAAGGAAGGGCAAAACGGAAAATTGGAGAAGATCAGTGTGCCTGATGAGTTTTCTGGGTTTGTCCAGTCAGGCTGCTGTGTGGAAATCTGA